A genome region from Desulfonatronovibrio magnus includes the following:
- a CDS encoding twin-arginine translocase TatA/TatE family subunit, with the protein MFGIGMTELIIILVIILVIFGANKLPEIGSGMGKAIKNFKKATTEPEEIDVTPEDKKEASNKTQKKEDS; encoded by the coding sequence ATGTTTGGTATAGGAATGACCGAGTTAATCATCATCCTGGTAATAATCCTGGTTATATTTGGGGCTAACAAACTACCTGAAATTGGATCTGGCATGGGCAAGGCCATCAAGAACTTCAAAAAAGCAACTACTGAGCCTGAAGAAATTGATGTGACTCCTGAAGACAAAAAAGAGGCCAGCAACAAGACTCAGAAAAAAGAAGACAGCTGA
- a CDS encoding CDP-alcohol phosphatidyltransferase family protein — MRYKMNAFYDSNWTIPNVLTVLRIFITPAFVVAFFGENYVLALVLFITAGITDGLDGFLARVLNQRSRLGAMIDPLADKFLLLTAFVCLGVQGWVPFWLIVVVFTRDLIVIGGLFVLHLYGVNVKNKISPTMDSKLNTFFQITLLLVAMVAHTYAISGLLTLTAFLVYIVGFLTIFSGIRYVLIGFSFL; from the coding sequence TTGCGATATAAAATGAATGCCTTTTATGATTCCAACTGGACTATCCCCAATGTGCTTACAGTTTTGAGGATATTTATTACACCGGCATTTGTAGTTGCTTTTTTTGGAGAAAATTATGTTCTGGCGTTGGTCCTGTTTATAACAGCAGGAATTACTGATGGTCTGGATGGATTTCTGGCCAGGGTGCTGAATCAGAGATCGCGTCTCGGTGCAATGATTGACCCTCTGGCAGACAAATTTTTACTGCTTACTGCTTTTGTCTGTCTAGGAGTCCAGGGCTGGGTGCCTTTCTGGCTTATTGTCGTGGTGTTTACCAGAGATCTAATAGTTATTGGCGGGCTTTTTGTCCTTCATCTCTATGGTGTGAATGTTAAGAATAAAATCAGCCCCACCATGGACAGCAAGTTAAACACCTTTTTTCAAATAACCCTGCTCCTTGTAGCAATGGTGGCCCATACATACGCCATATCCGGGCTGCTTACTCTAACCGCTTTTCTGGTCTATATTGTAGGCTTTTTGACAATTTTTTCTGGCATCAGATATGTTTTGATCGGGTTCAGCTTTTTATAG
- the miaA gene encoding tRNA (adenosine(37)-N6)-dimethylallyltransferase MiaA — protein MNDQTSLKGGALAQLLEEKFEIVCILGPTGSGKNDLALEMAGKIPLEIINFDSRQVYADLPVVTAQPSPEEQLICPHHLYGFLNLFDRVSAGKFVDMATQTIATVHERGNLPVLVGGTGLYLRSLIYGLADIPQISPTVAEELKNQLEKYGVEPLRDELERVDPEYSATISSKDKQKISRALAVFKTTGVTFSQWHRDQNKTPRFQALKIGITKGLTELAPWLRLRIDKMMDKGALDEVGRAWKKSGYNENCPAFSGIGCREIISFLKGDASLEQAMDNWYKSTRAYAKRQLTWFRKDHNVHWLDHEEIQNIYKLFNNEA, from the coding sequence ATGAATGATCAGACGAGTTTGAAGGGTGGTGCCCTTGCACAACTTCTGGAAGAAAAATTTGAGATAGTATGTATACTTGGACCAACCGGCAGCGGCAAGAATGATCTGGCCTTGGAAATGGCCGGTAAAATTCCGTTAGAGATTATTAACTTTGATTCCAGACAGGTATATGCCGACCTGCCTGTTGTTACTGCTCAACCCTCACCGGAAGAACAGCTGATTTGTCCTCATCACTTATATGGTTTTCTTAACCTGTTTGACCGGGTCAGTGCCGGAAAATTTGTAGATATGGCCACTCAGACCATTGCCACTGTTCATGAGCGTGGCAATCTTCCAGTTCTTGTTGGGGGAACTGGTCTTTATCTACGTTCATTAATATACGGTCTGGCTGATATTCCTCAAATATCTCCAACTGTGGCTGAAGAGCTTAAGAATCAGCTTGAAAAATATGGAGTTGAACCCTTAAGAGATGAGCTGGAAAGAGTAGACCCTGAATACTCCGCCACAATAAGCTCTAAGGATAAACAGAAAATATCCAGAGCACTGGCTGTTTTTAAAACTACTGGGGTTACTTTTTCCCAATGGCATAGAGATCAGAACAAGACTCCGCGTTTTCAAGCCCTCAAAATCGGCATAACAAAAGGCTTGACTGAACTTGCCCCCTGGCTCAGGTTGCGCATTGATAAAATGATGGATAAAGGTGCTTTGGACGAGGTTGGCAGGGCTTGGAAAAAATCCGGATATAATGAAAATTGTCCTGCTTTTTCAGGTATTGGCTGTCGTGAAATAATCAGTTTTTTGAAGGGAGATGCAAGCCTGGAACAGGCCATGGACAACTGGTATAAAAGTACCAGGGCCTATGCAAAAAGACAGCTTACCTGGTTTAGAAAAGATCACAATGTTCACTGGCTTGACCATGAAGAAATTCAAAATATATACAAGCTGTTCAACAACGAGGCTTAA